The following coding sequences are from one Pyxidicoccus xibeiensis window:
- a CDS encoding WD40/YVTN/BNR-like repeat-containing protein, whose translation MQPPPQVEAQAPRCAELSEQGLLCHDSWCWELQGQQGNDLLAATSTGKEVWAVGAAGTLLRWDGKRWSREPSGTSVTLVDVDHSGDEVWAVGAEGTILRRTRGQWHAESSPSPVDVHRVEVAAPGDAWIAVAGGVARYHQGAWSWVLRAAGDYDLWSSGPDDVWILGERKAYRWDGSGLHEMETPFFRGRFGGTERGRPFVASEHEVYQWTGEAFEQRFAIPNSTFTVEALAQHDGDLWVFANRGGGGSGWDDGRLVVRWDGTTAHEVWSESFPASSQWSSGMPRALALLDGGGAFLMGERGRTLRWDGSSWFEPPRAPGDIDVLLPFDTGGYWALHWTRGPWISGLQWDGTSAWRPLEQVGGFTSGRLTGTGPEDIWVLIGRLSRWDGSTWHGYDDVGVLRDVYSVTRDEVWAVGDGGRAVHLQGDAWTEAPTGTTGDLQALWASGPKDVWAGGATLIHWNGEAWSPAPGIDATEDLRITQLSGSGPGEAWALGTRLHRWDGKAWRDVAPPRGNERCWELWSAGPAATFATCEKGFYRWDGRGWTALPFHGRPGAFAGKAKRGYMAYGDALLRYCRE comes from the coding sequence GTGCAGCCTCCTCCTCAGGTCGAAGCCCAGGCGCCGCGCTGCGCCGAGCTCTCCGAACAGGGCCTGCTCTGCCATGACAGCTGGTGCTGGGAGCTGCAGGGCCAGCAGGGCAACGACCTGCTCGCCGCGACCTCCACGGGCAAGGAGGTCTGGGCGGTCGGGGCGGCGGGAACCCTCCTGCGCTGGGACGGGAAGCGCTGGTCGCGAGAGCCGTCCGGCACCTCCGTGACGCTGGTCGACGTGGACCATTCGGGGGACGAGGTCTGGGCGGTGGGCGCCGAGGGGACGATTCTCCGCCGCACGAGGGGCCAGTGGCACGCGGAGTCGAGCCCGAGCCCCGTCGACGTGCATCGGGTCGAGGTCGCCGCTCCAGGGGATGCGTGGATTGCCGTCGCCGGAGGCGTGGCCCGCTACCACCAGGGTGCCTGGTCGTGGGTGCTGCGCGCCGCGGGCGACTACGACCTCTGGTCCTCGGGCCCCGACGACGTGTGGATTCTCGGTGAGCGGAAGGCCTACCGCTGGGATGGCTCCGGCCTCCATGAGATGGAGACGCCCTTCTTCCGCGGCAGGTTCGGCGGCACGGAGCGCGGCAGGCCCTTCGTGGCCTCCGAGCACGAGGTCTATCAGTGGACCGGCGAAGCCTTCGAGCAGCGCTTCGCCATCCCCAACTCCACCTTCACCGTCGAAGCCCTGGCGCAGCATGACGGTGACCTCTGGGTCTTCGCCAATCGCGGCGGCGGCGGCAGCGGATGGGACGATGGGCGCCTGGTCGTGCGGTGGGATGGGACGACCGCGCACGAGGTCTGGAGTGAGTCCTTCCCTGCCTCCTCCCAGTGGAGCAGCGGCATGCCCAGGGCCCTGGCCCTCCTGGACGGTGGGGGGGCGTTCCTCATGGGCGAGCGGGGACGGACGCTCCGCTGGGATGGCTCCTCCTGGTTCGAGCCTCCCCGGGCCCCAGGCGACATCGACGTGCTGCTCCCCTTCGATACCGGTGGCTACTGGGCGCTGCACTGGACCCGGGGGCCCTGGATCTCCGGACTGCAGTGGGATGGGACGTCGGCCTGGCGGCCGCTCGAGCAGGTGGGAGGCTTCACCTCGGGCCGTCTCACCGGCACGGGCCCAGAGGATATCTGGGTGCTCATCGGGCGACTCAGCCGCTGGGACGGGAGCACCTGGCACGGGTACGACGACGTCGGCGTGCTGAGGGATGTCTATTCGGTGACGCGGGACGAGGTCTGGGCGGTGGGGGACGGAGGCCGCGCGGTCCACCTGCAGGGCGACGCCTGGACCGAGGCCCCCACCGGGACGACGGGCGACCTCCAGGCACTCTGGGCCAGCGGACCGAAGGACGTGTGGGCCGGGGGGGCCACGCTCATCCATTGGAATGGTGAAGCCTGGTCGCCGGCGCCGGGCATTGACGCGACGGAGGACCTGCGCATCACCCAGCTCAGTGGCTCGGGCCCCGGTGAGGCCTGGGCGCTGGGGACACGGCTCCACCGCTGGGACGGCAAGGCCTGGCGGGACGTGGCGCCCCCTCGAGGCAATGAGCGGTGCTGGGAGCTCTGGAGCGCGGGGCCCGCCGCGACGTTCGCGACGTGCGAGAAGGGCTTCTACCGCTGGGACGGGCGCGGATGGACGGCGCTCCCATTCCACGGCAGGCCTGGCGCATTCGCGGGAAAGGCGAAGCGTGGGTACATGGCGTACGGCGACGCGCTCCTCAGGTACTGCCGCGAGTAG
- a CDS encoding BamA/TamA family outer membrane protein, with the protein MPRVSLPLLALLLSPLAATPSEAPDTPSAQVNYEDVLVQWGLAQHCREVDPEPEGKPLEAVLVALEDVVAESDPYPGFLNLVHARTREEVVRREVLLTEGQAYSAALAEETARNLRELGIFAVVRAVAVRGETPGSVALLIVAKDVWSLRLNNDFSAVGSLLQYLRLQATEDNFLGRGKKVALDFVLLLDTYSLGQSYIDKQLLGSRWTLDESVAVILGRESGRAEGSRGNLVLARPLYSLATRWSLSTQLAWNMETSRTFRGADVWQLPYPDGAPVPYVYNVRELTGSVLYLRSWSGDLKWEAGGGAGAYHKAYSPPVESRLDTGQSEWFQARYLPRTEDALYATGSLRLYQPRFEVLRDVDTYSLSEDFQVGPSLTATLRYAPPLFASASHFAESGLAARYRVRLGDALTTVSAAGTLRRQLGGGAGWTNRRWAMEVHQVSPRVLGGRFVARGLLDVNVDAVNERVALLGGGNGLRGAGVDAYAGRRVLLFNVEYRTPPLIIRTLHVGGVLFYDAGSAFDRSPELVQSVGVGLRLLLPQFNIIPFRFDFGYVLDGDRPPVGSRFLAGGGQITDNRPTFLDTPLR; encoded by the coding sequence ATGCCGCGCGTGTCACTTCCGCTGCTTGCACTGCTCCTCTCCCCGCTCGCGGCGACCCCCTCCGAGGCGCCGGACACCCCGAGTGCCCAGGTGAACTACGAGGATGTCCTCGTCCAGTGGGGCTTGGCTCAACATTGCCGCGAGGTGGACCCGGAGCCAGAGGGCAAGCCGCTGGAGGCGGTGCTGGTGGCGCTGGAGGACGTGGTCGCCGAGAGCGACCCGTACCCCGGCTTCCTCAACCTCGTCCACGCTCGCACGCGCGAGGAGGTCGTGCGCCGGGAGGTGCTGCTCACGGAGGGGCAGGCCTACTCGGCGGCGCTCGCCGAGGAGACGGCGCGCAACCTGCGCGAGCTGGGCATCTTCGCCGTGGTGCGCGCCGTGGCGGTGCGCGGCGAGACACCCGGCTCGGTGGCGCTGCTCATCGTCGCCAAGGATGTCTGGTCGCTGCGGCTCAACAACGACTTCTCCGCCGTGGGCTCGCTGTTGCAGTACCTGCGCCTGCAGGCCACCGAGGACAACTTCCTCGGACGCGGCAAGAAGGTGGCGCTCGACTTCGTCCTGCTGCTCGACACGTACTCGCTGGGGCAGAGCTACATCGACAAGCAGCTGCTCGGCAGCCGCTGGACGCTCGACGAGTCCGTGGCCGTCATCCTCGGCCGGGAGAGCGGCCGGGCCGAAGGCAGTCGCGGCAACCTCGTCCTCGCCCGGCCCCTGTACTCGCTGGCCACGCGCTGGAGCCTCAGCACTCAGCTCGCGTGGAACATGGAGACCTCGCGCACCTTCCGGGGTGCGGACGTCTGGCAGCTCCCATACCCGGACGGCGCCCCCGTGCCCTACGTCTACAACGTGCGCGAGCTGACGGGCAGCGTGCTCTACCTGCGCTCCTGGAGCGGCGACCTCAAGTGGGAGGCGGGCGGCGGGGCGGGGGCCTACCACAAGGCGTACTCGCCCCCCGTGGAGTCCCGCCTGGACACGGGGCAGAGCGAGTGGTTCCAGGCCCGCTACCTTCCCCGCACCGAGGATGCGCTCTACGCCACCGGCTCCCTGCGCCTCTACCAGCCCCGCTTCGAGGTGCTGCGCGACGTGGACACCTACTCGCTGTCCGAGGACTTCCAGGTGGGGCCCTCGCTGACGGCCACCCTGCGCTATGCGCCACCCCTCTTCGCCTCCGCCTCGCACTTCGCGGAGTCCGGTCTCGCCGCGCGCTACCGTGTGCGTCTGGGAGATGCGCTCACCACCGTGTCCGCCGCCGGCACGCTGCGCCGGCAGCTCGGGGGCGGCGCGGGGTGGACGAACCGCCGCTGGGCCATGGAGGTCCACCAGGTGTCCCCACGTGTGCTGGGCGGGCGCTTCGTCGCGCGCGGGCTGCTGGACGTGAACGTCGACGCCGTGAACGAGCGCGTGGCGCTGCTCGGCGGCGGCAACGGGCTGCGCGGTGCCGGCGTGGACGCGTACGCGGGCCGCCGGGTGCTGCTGTTCAACGTGGAGTACCGCACCCCGCCGCTCATCATCCGCACGCTGCACGTGGGCGGCGTGCTGTTCTATGACGCCGGGAGCGCGTTCGACCGGAGTCCGGAGCTGGTGCAGTCGGTGGGAGTGGGCCTGCGGCTGCTGCTGCCACAGTTCAACATCATCCCGTTCCGGTTCGACTTCGGGTACGTCCTCGACGGGGACAGGCCCCCGGTGGGAAGCCGCTTCCTGGCGGGCGGTGGACAGATTACAGACAACCGGCCCACCTTCCTCGACACCCCGCTGAGGTAG